Proteins co-encoded in one bacterium genomic window:
- a CDS encoding PqiC family protein, giving the protein MMRNGKSLIVVCILAALGTGCATSRSDFYTLSSSSKTASADAGYSVAVGPVSVPEIVDRPQIVVRTGPNQVFIDEFHRWGSPLRDEIARGIAGNLAALLGTPRVSVFPNSTSSDAKYRVAVDVMVFDSTPGESASLDAVWGIRGAGGGALRSGRTTVREAVSDVGYAALVAAHSRALEKLSVDIADAIRGLEGGGRK; this is encoded by the coding sequence ATGATGCGAAACGGAAAGTCCTTGATCGTAGTGTGCATTCTGGCCGCGCTCGGAACGGGGTGCGCCACCAGCCGGTCGGATTTCTACACATTGAGCTCCTCGTCGAAAACGGCTTCGGCGGACGCGGGCTATTCCGTCGCCGTCGGGCCTGTCTCCGTTCCGGAGATCGTGGACCGGCCGCAGATCGTCGTGCGGACCGGCCCAAACCAGGTCTTCATCGACGAGTTCCACCGCTGGGGATCGCCACTCCGGGACGAGATCGCGCGGGGGATCGCCGGAAACCTCGCGGCCCTTCTCGGCACTCCACGGGTCTCCGTCTTTCCGAATTCCACGTCCTCCGATGCGAAATACCGCGTTGCCGTCGATGTGATGGTCTTCGACTCGACGCCCGGCGAGTCGGCCTCCCTCGACGCCGTCTGGGGGATCCGCGGGGCGGGGGGCGGGGCGCTCCGGTCGGGGCGCACGACGGTGCGCGAAGCCGTATCCGATGTCGGTTACGCCGCCCTCGTCGCGGCGCACAGCCGCGCCCTGGAGAAATTGAGCGTTGACATCGCCGACGCGATCCGCGGATTGGAAGGCGGCGGGCGGAAATGA
- a CDS encoding MCE family protein — protein MTDDSDFSNLPRAETVEKKRGRLSIVWIIPILAAVVGIGIAVQQHLSEGPTIRIAFLSAEGVEAGKTSIKYKEIEIGKVTGVNLSRDFSRILVTAKMEKSAEGLIVKDARFWIVKPRVTLSGVSGIGTLLSGNYIRFEPGKSRETGHDFVGLETPPPATSGLPGREFVLRSDTLGSLGIGSPVYYRRLNVGQVISYGLAEDGKSVYIRIFLNAPFDRFVTSNTQFWEASGIDISVGGSGLSVQTESLLSLLVGGIAFETPASPAGNNAVADNAVFPLSSDRATALSPGEIGSERYALHFPGSLRGLSVGAPVDFLGLPVGEVTGIFFAYGPGERSIRTRVEIVTYPHRLFVPRGKPDATAGRSTSIREGRAFMQRQVADMGLRAQLRSASLISGALYVVLDYFPDAPKAKIDWKPAPPDFPVVPSEMENLQASLSRILGKLDRVPVEEIGNDARKAIADLDRTLVRLEGETLPEARKSLETLDRTLQIANRTLERVDGEIVPEAKKTLEELRRAIASADHVLTNTDDAFLRPDAPGRQDLRDALREIARAARAVRALADYLERNPNALIRGKSREKP, from the coding sequence ATGACGGACGACTCCGATTTCTCAAACCTCCCGCGGGCCGAGACCGTGGAAAAAAAGCGTGGAAGGCTCTCGATCGTATGGATCATTCCGATCCTGGCGGCGGTCGTCGGCATCGGCATCGCCGTTCAGCAGCACCTGAGCGAGGGGCCGACGATCCGGATCGCGTTCCTGTCCGCCGAAGGGGTCGAGGCGGGCAAGACCTCCATCAAGTACAAGGAGATCGAAATCGGCAAGGTGACGGGCGTGAACCTGTCGAGGGACTTCTCAAGGATCCTCGTCACCGCGAAAATGGAAAAGAGCGCGGAAGGGTTGATCGTGAAGGACGCCAGGTTCTGGATCGTGAAGCCGCGCGTCACCTTGAGCGGTGTTTCCGGCATCGGCACCCTGCTTTCCGGGAACTACATCCGCTTCGAGCCGGGGAAGTCCAGGGAGACCGGGCACGATTTCGTCGGACTCGAAACCCCTCCCCCCGCCACGTCCGGGCTGCCGGGAAGGGAGTTCGTATTGCGGTCGGATACCCTCGGCTCGCTGGGCATCGGATCCCCGGTCTATTACCGGCGCCTGAACGTAGGGCAGGTGATCTCCTATGGGCTGGCGGAAGACGGAAAGTCGGTGTACATACGGATCTTCCTGAACGCCCCCTTCGACCGGTTCGTGACGTCGAACACCCAGTTCTGGGAGGCGAGCGGCATCGATATTTCGGTGGGAGGCAGCGGACTCTCCGTGCAGACCGAGTCGCTCCTGTCGCTGCTGGTCGGGGGGATCGCCTTCGAGACGCCCGCCTCTCCGGCCGGGAACAACGCTGTCGCGGACAATGCGGTCTTCCCCCTCTCGAGCGACCGGGCCACCGCGCTGTCCCCGGGCGAGATCGGATCCGAGCGGTATGCCCTGCATTTCCCGGGATCGCTCCGGGGGCTGTCGGTCGGCGCCCCCGTCGATTTCCTCGGCCTGCCGGTCGGCGAAGTCACGGGGATCTTTTTCGCCTACGGTCCCGGGGAGCGAAGCATCCGCACGCGCGTGGAGATCGTAACCTACCCGCACCGCCTGTTCGTGCCGCGGGGGAAGCCGGACGCGACCGCCGGGAGGAGCACCTCGATCAGGGAAGGGCGGGCGTTCATGCAGCGCCAGGTCGCCGATATGGGGCTGCGGGCTCAACTGCGAAGCGCGAGCCTCATCAGCGGGGCGCTGTACGTCGTCCTCGACTACTTTCCGGATGCTCCGAAAGCGAAGATCGACTGGAAACCGGCACCGCCCGACTTCCCGGTCGTGCCAAGCGAGATGGAGAATCTCCAGGCGAGTCTCAGTCGCATTCTCGGGAAGCTCGACAGGGTGCCCGTCGAGGAGATCGGGAACGACGCGAGGAAGGCGATCGCCGATCTCGACCGTACGCTCGTTCGCCTCGAAGGGGAAACCCTTCCCGAAGCCAGGAAGTCGCTCGAGACGCTCGACCGGACGTTGCAAATCGCGAACCGCACGCTGGAGCGCGTCGACGGGGAAATCGTGCCGGAGGCGAAGAAAACCCTCGAGGAGCTGCGGCGGGCCATCGCCTCCGCCGATCACGTGTTGACGAATACGGACGACGCGTTCCTGAGGCCGGACGCTCCAGGCCGGCAGGATCTGCGGGACGCCCTGCGGGAAATCGCTCGCGCCGCCAGGGCCGTTCGCGCGCTGGCCGACTATCTCGAGAGGAACCCCAACGCGCTCATTCGCGGGAAGTCCCGGGAGAAGCCATGA